GAGGGGTTGGAATGCAACCTGAGGATGTGATGACAAAAGCAAGTGAGTGGCGAATCGCTCTGGCACAGAGAATCATGCCAGTCTACGCAAACCATCCGAAGGTTAAAGTAGTGATTGTCGGTGGTTCGGTAGGCCGCGGAATTGCCGACTGCTATTCGGATGTTGAAATCGGCGTTTTCTGGACTGAACCACCTTCTGAAGCAGAGCGCAAGACGTTGGCAGAACGGGTTGGTGCCGTTTATAGAGAGCAAATGAGCCCCTATGAATTTGACCCCCGCCAGCCGGGTGAAGAAGAAGCTGATGAGGACATCTACGTCGGCGGAGACAAAGATAGTGGCTTCAATGTCGATATCAAGCACAAGACGATTGCAGCAGTGGAACAGTACTTGGTAGAGATGTTTGATCATTGTCAACCCCATGACAACCGACTCGCTGAAGTCCTATCTCATTCAATTCCGTTATACGGTCAGTCATTGGCTGAACAGTGGCGTAGGAAAGTTGCGATATATCCAACCGAGCTTGCACAAAAGATTGTCCATACTTTACTGCGGTTTGAGCAATGGTGGCTTTGCGAGCAATTTGCTAAGGAAGAGGAGATGATCCTTGTACAGGAGCAATTTAGCGACCGCTTGACAACAGTAATCTCGGTGCTTGCTGTACTTAATCGTGTCTACCTGCTGGAAATCAAATGGACTGACTGGTCGATCGAGCAGTTGAAAATTTCTCCGTCGAATCTTATACACCGGGCGAAACAAATATTTGGACAGCCATCCCAAGTTGCAGCCCAACAACTCCGCCAACTGATTGAAGAGACATTCGATTTAGTGAAGCTACATTTACCAGGAATCGGCGTTGAATCACGGCGGCAGAAAGCGTTTAAGAGAACCCCCAAATGGGTCATTCGATCTAAGGTAGACCTGACAAATTTAGAAAGTTGGCAGCACGAATTGCTACAAAAGGTTAAACAAGCCTATGTTTCCAATCCTAATGTCAAGGCAATGATGCTCAGTGGACTCGCTTCTCAGCGGCGTATCAGTGGACTTACCTCTCGGCAGTATGCCAGCGGCGACTACGGCGATCTTGAGTTCACAGTTTTTTGGGCAGATGCTCCTTCCGAAACAGAGAGAGGACAGGCAATCCAGGCTGTCCGTGGGACGCTGAACTCCATCGAACCATTCGCCCCTAAGCAGGAAGGTGGAAGAGACAATTACAGCGTTTCTGGTGTGAACGTTGATGTCCAACATGTAACAATTGGACAGATAACGAGTATATTGACATCAGTTCTTAACCAATTTGACCCAAGCATGAGCAAACAGGCGGTGATAGCAACACTAGTGCACGGGATTCCTTTGCATAATGAAAATCTGATCCAGCAATGGCAAAAGAAATCCGCTTTATATCCCGATGAGTTGATACAGTCAACTGTGAACCAGATTCTTTCTGACTTTAAGTGGGCATGGAGCAATCGTGTGGAGATTTACGCCCATCGCGATGGATCCCTATTTTTTCGTGGGTTGTTTACCTATCAGACTCAGGAAATGTTGAAGATCTTGATGAGTCTCAATCGGGTGTACGTGCCCAAATACGGCAACCGACTCAACCCGCTCATTGAAGCATTAGAGATCGCGCCTCCGAATTTCGGTTCCTGATTCAAGAGGATGTTCCGATTGACCCCAGTCAGGGCGGTTGATGAATTGCAACACCTCATTGAAGAGACGTTTTTGCTAATCGAATCGGAATTCCCAGCGATAGACATCGAAGGAGCACGGGAGAAGTTCAGAAGTGAGCGTCGCAGAGCGTGGAATGAACCACCCAAGGGCATATTTTCTTGATGATTGTAAAGGCTTGCGGAAAGATTTCTAGAACGCTTCACATTTGACGCGCTATACAGGGCATACGTGATTTACACAATACTCATAGCGCCAACTAACCCTTGATTTTGAGTCAACTTGGTGTTACACTGAAACGCATGGACGATTGAAAGTTTCGATGATTCAGACAATAATAGGACTTACGCAGTTGGTTTATAAGTCCCCCTGATAAGGGGGATTTAGGGGGTTAAAAATAAAAAATCTCGTGCTGCGTGTTAAATTTGCGTAAGTCCTGTACAGAGGTGACATCAGCTATGCACCATAAAAATCTTCCTCAAATCCAAGTTCCCTCAACGATGAAAGCCAGTGTGTACCGAGAATTTGGCGGACCCGAGGTGCTGCGCTACGAAGATATGCCCACGCCTGAGCCGGCAAAAGGCGAAGTGCTCGTCAAGGTGCTTGCTGTCGCCATTGATTACATCCAACTCCATATCCGACACGGTGGTAGTGGTCGCATCGGGTCCTCGCAAGAATCACACTACGGCATCAAAGATCCGCCACATATTCCCGGTGGCATGGCGTGTGTGGAAGTGGTGGCACTTGGTCCCAATACCGAAGGCATCGAAATTGGTACACGCCATCTAGTCGGTGGGCTGCGACCGGGGTCATACGTCGAATACGGTGTGGTTGATGCAAAAGGTTTACAACCTCGCCCGGACGGAAGACCCAACCCGACAGCTTATCCTTCCGCATTCACACCAGAGCAGGCAGCCGCCTTTGACTACGCTCCGGTTGCGTATCATACATTGAAAGTCGCTGCCGGCTTACAGGCGCGAGAAACTGTCCTCATTCACGCTGCTGCCGGCGGCACGGGCGTCCTTGCTGTCCAACTCGCCAAATACTTTGGTGCACAGGTAATCGCAACGGCGGGCAGTGAAGCGAAACTTCAATTGGTGCGAGAACTTGGTGCCGATGTGGTGATTAACTACCGAACGGATGATTTCGTGGCAATGGCGTTAGAAGCCACTGATGGGCGTGGTGTTGATGTCGTGTGGGAATCAATCGGCGGTGAGGTCTTCACACGAAACCTCGATTGTATGGCAGAAGCCGGGCGAATGGTGAGTTTTGGCTCAAACTCTTTCACGGGGATGGGGCAAGTCGATTTCTGGCCATTCTGGATGAAGAACCTAAAGCTGATTGGATGGGGCGGTGTGAGCAATACACAGTCTCGCGCTCCGGAGATTATGGAGGAACTGATTACCCTAGCCCAGGAGGGTAAACTCAGACCGGTGGTGCGGCATGTATACCGATTCGCAGACGCATCTGAGGCACACCGTCTGATCGAGGAACGGGGTTCGATTGGGAAAGTAGTGCTAACGCCGTGAGGGTTTCCGGTAGGCTGCGAGGGACACGTTCAGGTAGCCGATAGATATGAAAAAAGTGGCAGCAACTGTTACGATTCTGCTGTTGATAACCGGTATAGTGAAGGCGCGAGCCCAGCTCTACGAACACCCTTTCAACCTCCATCAATTAAAGATGGGGCAGGCAAGCATCGCGGCAGGGGCAGAGTATGTTAACGAACGGGTCGCGGCGGTTGGCGACCTTGAATACGGCTTGCTACCCGGTATTGAAGGATTTCTGAAGGCGGGACAACTCCATTTTGATGACGAGCGCTCAACCACGCAGTCACCAATTTCGTTCTTTTATTCAGGGCTTAGTTCGATCCAACCGCTGATCAGAAGCGATTGGGAGTGTTTGGCGAGTGCGAGTTTCTTCGGAAGTTTTGCGGAGGAGAGAACAGGTGCCGAGAACAGTACGCTAGGGTTTTCCATTGGATTCGGATTCTTCCATAAAATTGTCGGAGATTCGGTGCTGTCCGTTGCACCGTACGCACTCGCTTTTTATGACATGAGTTGGTGGACATTGGGGGAGGAAACGTCACGTGGCGGCGCATTTTCAGGACAGATCGGCTTAGAGGTTGACCTATCGCCAACTATGAGTTTGCTCGGGAGCATCATCTATCCCCTTAAAGCAGATAGGGGGACGTTATATGGGATTTTTTTGTCCTTCCATCCGAGCGTCACCGACAGTGCTATAGGTCCCTAGACATCATTTCTTAAGAGCTGCTCAAGCGTTATAAAGTTAGGCTTGCCTGACGAACATCATTCATAGACATTGCGTAGAAAGAGGCTCAAATGAAAAAAACAGTAACAGTTGTTTGCCATCACGAGCACGGCATTCCCGAAGAAGTAGCCCAAGTCGAATCGTGGGACACCCCCGCCATCGCTCCCAACCAAGTTCTAGTTGAGATGAAAGCTTCACCGATTAATCCCGCCGACATCAACAGGCTTGAGGGGAAGTATCCAATTCGCTCCCCGCTACCTGCGATTGCGGGAAACGAAGGCGTTGGTATCATTGCAGAAACAGGCAGCGCGGTCGCCAATCTGCGCGTCGGTCAACCCGTTATCTCACTAGATCGAGTGGGCCACTGGTGCGATGCGTATGTATCAGACGCGAAAAGCCTGATTCCCCTGCCAGATGATATCCCTCTCAAGCAAGCAGCGATGCTATCAGTCAATCCGCCAACCGCTTGGCGGATGCTTGAAGGGTTCGCTGACCTCAAACCCGGTGATTGGGTGATTCAGAACGCCGCCAACTCTGGGGTCGGACGGGCTGTGATCCAGATCGCACGTTTACGCGGCTTGAGAACCATTAATGTCGTGCGCCGGGAGGATCTGATCCCCGAACTTGAAGCGGAAGGCGCCGATATCGTCGTCACCGATGAGATTCCACTGTCAAAACAAATTCGGGACTTGACAGGCAACGCTGATGTACCACTTGGATTGAATGCTGTCGGTGGGGAGAATGCACGGGAGATAGCCAAATCACTCAGCGATCGCGGCACATTGGTCACCTACGGTGCGATGGGACTCCAGCCACTACAGATGAGCAATAGCCTGTTAATCTTCAAAGACCTCTGTTTCCGCGGCTTTTGGATTAATGCTTGGTATAAACACGCTGATACTAGGGACATTCATGATATGTTCAATCAATTAATCCCTCTCATAACGTCAGGGAAATTGACAGTACCAGTTGAGCAAACATATCCACTCACCGATGTCAAGGCGGCTCTAGCCCATGCGTGTCAGAGCGCTCGGAAAGGAAAAATCCTATTCGTGATGAATTGAGACGTGATACGTGAAATGAAGTTGTTGTATTTGCCTTTGTGCTATTATTGTATGGGACTTACACAGTTGGTTCATAAGTCCCCCTGATAAGGGGGATTTAGGGGGTTAAAAATAAAAGAATCTCGCACCGTGTGCTAAACTTGCGTAAGTCCTGTAATATAAAAACTGTCCGAAGGGTTGAGTACCTCGGGTAGATTATCTCCTTAACCTGTGGGAGGATTGTGCCGTAAGAAATGGAAGTATCGCATAGTCGCCTTGTTAGTAGATCGCCGATTTTCTACGGCTGGATTATTATGTTGATCGGGACACTAGGAATGATTATGAGCAGTCCCGGTCAGACCTATGTAGTATCGATCTTTATTGAGTCCTTCATCACAGACCTAGGGATTAGCCGGTCGCTTGTCAGTACGCTCTACACACTGGGCACACTTGTGGGAAGTTTCGTCTTGCCGATTGTGGGATACCAAATCGATCGGCATGGTGCCCGGTTGATAGTGGTGCTGATTACCGCGCTTTTCGGATTTGCTTGCGTCTACATGGGCTACGTGCAGAATGCCTTCATGCTCGGTTTAGGCTTCATCGCACTCCGCATGCTCGGTCAAGGAAGTTTGGGATTGGTCTGCACGAATATCATTAATCAGTGGTGGGTGCGCCGGCGGGGCATGGTGATGGGGATTTCCGGTATGGCAGGCTCCCTTATTAGTTTGGGAGGTTTTCCAAACCTTGTCAACTGGTTAATTCCTACCTATGGTTGGAGGTCTACTTATATACTCCTTGGGATAATACTCACGTTTGTGATAGCGCCCGTGGCGTTTATATTTTTTCGTAACCATCCAGAGGATTATGGACTCCAACCAGATGGAGGGGAATCAAGTACATTCAGGTTTCGCAAAAGAAAACAGGTGACCACGAGATTAACGGAGGTGAACTGGACGCTAGGAGAGGCGATGCGCACATCCGTCTTCTGGATTTTGGTGGCAAGTCTTTCTGCGATCAGTATGCTATCCACTGGTCTATTTTTCCATATGGTCAGCATCTTTACCGATAATGGATTGACACGCAATCTCGCCGCAGCAGTTTTTGTGCCTATCGCTGTGACCACTGCGGTCGTTAATTGGGGCAGCGGTCTTCTCGTAGACCGAGTCCCGGTGCGTATATTGCTGGCCACTGGTTTGTTCTTCCAGGCGCTGTCACTATTGATGGCATGCTCGCTTTCCGACATTACCCTTGCATTGGTGTTTGGCGTTGTCCTCGGAATTTCCAGCGGGCTCATTCGTATCTTGGGCAGCGTGATCTGGGCGATGTACTTCGGACGGCATCACCTAGGGAGTATAACGGGGTTCACCTCAATGGTTACGATTATCGGCTCTGCGCTGGGACCGATGCCCTTGGGAATTGGTCGAGACTTGTTGGGAAGTTATAATCTTGCGTTAATGATTTCGGCGGCCATTCCGCTTCTGCTAGGAATTCTTGGCCTCTTTATTGCTGATCCCGTCCGTTTGGCGGGGCAGCTGCAAAAGCACGAACAAGAAACAGACGAATAAACGAGCCGAACCCCTTTTTTTCTAGTAAGTCGATTTTCCAAAATCACCATTCTAGCGTCAAGATCTGAATCTCGACCTACTAGAATAACCCAAGTTGCTAGATTAGGAGTTACGCACTTCAGTAGTGAACAACGATCGTTGTTCACTGCGGAATCCTTGATGGTGCCCCTGCTGTAGTTGCCCGTTTCTTAATCCCCGAACTACAGGATTTTGAGCGTTCAACTGCGTGAGTCCTATAGATATTGAAAATTCATCGGTTGTCGGTTAAAACTGAAGATGTTTGCCTTTCGCTCCAGAGGAGCGAGATGTCTATAGCGCGGCGAGATGTCCAATACCTGCGCTCCAGAGGAGCGCAATGTAAATTATGGTGAATTCTAAAAATAAATAGACACTTTCGCCCCCCGGTAGGTGCGGTTTGTAACCGCACCGGTTTGGAGTGTCTCATTAATTCTAAGGTCCACTATAATATGGTTCAAACATAAACGGCACAATATTTTCAACACGAAGGGAGAAAGCTATATGCCGACAGAGAGCTTAGACCGAGCCAAAATTGTTGTTCCCGGCGACAATCCACCGCAGATACAAGGTTCCCCACATCTAGAGCGACTCGAGCCCTACGGCGATGTCACTTTGTACACAGATCGTCCAGAGTCACTTGAGGAACAGATTGACCGCACAAAAGACGCAGATATTATCATGAACACGCGTGGCATCGTAACATGGTACGCCGAAGCCTTGCACCAAGTCCCGAAACTACGCATGATTGCAACGTGCTCAATCGGCACAGACATGCTTGATTTGGACACAGCAAGGGAACTCGGCATTGTTATCTGCAATCAACCCGGTCGGACAGCTCCCGTTGTCGCTGAACACGGGTTTGGATTGATGTTCGCTGCAGCCAAACGCGCCGCGTTCATGACAGCAGCAGTGAAAGACGGTGGTTGGCCCCGAATGGACAACATCTACTTGCAGGGCAAAACGCTCGGGATTATCGGTACAGGACACATCGGAGCGGAGATGGCAAGGCTCGGTCGAGCTGTCGGGATGAACGTGATCGCCTGGACTTTCAACCCTTCACCCAAACGGGCGGCGCAACTGGGAGTCCAGTACGTCGAATTGGATGAGCTATTGCAAAAGGCAGATGTTGTCAGTCTCCATGTCAAGCTAACCGATGATAGCCGCGAAATGATTGGAAAACGGGAACTCGAACTGATGAAGTCCAACGCTCTGCTGATTAATGTCGCACGCGGCGATATCGTAAATACGAACGCGCTCATTGAGGTGCTGAATTCCGGGCATCTCGGCGGTGCCGCAATCGATGTCTACGATGAGGAACCACCGCCGGCCGACCATCCACTCCTCGACTGCGAACAGGTTATCCTTTCGCCCCATTGTGCGGACATGACGCCAGAGGGTGTTGATTTGCTCAACGAAGGCGTTGTTGATAACGTTATCGCCTTCTTGGAGGGCAAACCGCAAAACGTAGTGCCGTAATCCGTAAAACGTAATGACGGGTGGTCATAATTGTTATCTGAATTGCGGATTAAACTGATGGCACAGATTATGCCGAGGATACACCAGACGTATTACCGAATAAATCAACGATACCGTCCAATCAATAAATTTTCAACGACTCGCAACTAAGGCTATTTATGAGCACCCCTCCATTAATTCTAAAATCTACCGTAATTCCACAAGGCCCGTTCTGTATAACCCATTGGCTCAAAAGGTGCTAAGGATGAACATTCACGACAGCGGATATAAGAAGCTATTCTCAAATCGAACCATCTTTCGACAACTTCTTGAAACCTTTGTTAACCAAGAATGGGTCCATTCCCTCAATTTCGACAACTGTGAATCCCTTGATAAATCCTTTATCTCCGAACACTACAAAGAAACCGAGAGCGATTTAATCTACAAAGTCCAGTTTCATGACCGTGAGGTCTATATTTACATCCTGATTGAGTTTCAATCTACTGTAGATCCGTTTATGGCGTTACGCGTTCTGAACTACATTACCAACTTTTACATGGATTTTCTCGTCAATAATAGGGGTGTCAAAAAACTACCGGCGGTCTTTCCAATCGTGTTATACAATGGAAGCGCGCCTTGGACAGCACCGGTGAATCTTTCGGCGTTAATTGAGCAGAACCCACCGCTGGGTAGATTTGCATTAGATTTTGAGTATTTCCTGATTGCTGAGAACCAATACAGTCAGGAGGCGTTGTTAAACATCCGGAACATCGTATCAATGTTGTTTCTGGCAGAATCCCATTACGATGTAGAGATGCTAGAGGTAGAGCTGCTAAATCTGTATTCGTCGGCGGAGGACAAACAGGCTGTCAGTCTGTTCTTAAACTGGTTTAAGCAGTTGGCTGTCCACGGACGGATTGAACCCGCAGATTATCAGGCACTAGAGTACATTTACCGAAACGAAGAGGAGGTGAAGACGATGTTAGTGACAGCATTAGAGAGAGACAGGCAGCGATTTTTTCAAAACGGTTTGCGTGAAGGCAGGCAGGAAGGCAAACAGGAAGGGCTGCGTGAGGGTGAGCAGAGAGGCAGAATTGAAACCG
This portion of the Candidatus Poribacteria bacterium genome encodes:
- a CDS encoding NADPH:quinone oxidoreductase family protein is translated as MHHKNLPQIQVPSTMKASVYREFGGPEVLRYEDMPTPEPAKGEVLVKVLAVAIDYIQLHIRHGGSGRIGSSQESHYGIKDPPHIPGGMACVEVVALGPNTEGIEIGTRHLVGGLRPGSYVEYGVVDAKGLQPRPDGRPNPTAYPSAFTPEQAAAFDYAPVAYHTLKVAAGLQARETVLIHAAAGGTGVLAVQLAKYFGAQVIATAGSEAKLQLVRELGADVVINYRTDDFVAMALEATDGRGVDVVWESIGGEVFTRNLDCMAEAGRMVSFGSNSFTGMGQVDFWPFWMKNLKLIGWGGVSNTQSRAPEIMEELITLAQEGKLRPVVRHVYRFADASEAHRLIEERGSIGKVVLTP
- a CDS encoding Rpn family recombination-promoting nuclease/putative transposase, producing MNIHDSGYKKLFSNRTIFRQLLETFVNQEWVHSLNFDNCESLDKSFISEHYKETESDLIYKVQFHDREVYIYILIEFQSTVDPFMALRVLNYITNFYMDFLVNNRGVKKLPAVFPIVLYNGSAPWTAPVNLSALIEQNPPLGRFALDFEYFLIAENQYSQEALLNIRNIVSMLFLAESHYDVEMLEVELLNLYSSAEDKQAVSLFLNWFKQLAVHGRIEPADYQALEYIYRNEEEVKTMLVTALERDRQRFFQNGLREGRQEGKQEGLREGEQRGRIETAKAMLAKGMEITLISEITNLSETQLLQLKDGLSSVKN
- a CDS encoding 2-enoyl thioester reductase domain-containing protein codes for the protein MKKTVTVVCHHEHGIPEEVAQVESWDTPAIAPNQVLVEMKASPINPADINRLEGKYPIRSPLPAIAGNEGVGIIAETGSAVANLRVGQPVISLDRVGHWCDAYVSDAKSLIPLPDDIPLKQAAMLSVNPPTAWRMLEGFADLKPGDWVIQNAANSGVGRAVIQIARLRGLRTINVVRREDLIPELEAEGADIVVTDEIPLSKQIRDLTGNADVPLGLNAVGGENAREIAKSLSDRGTLVTYGAMGLQPLQMSNSLLIFKDLCFRGFWINAWYKHADTRDIHDMFNQLIPLITSGKLTVPVEQTYPLTDVKAALAHACQSARKGKILFVMN
- a CDS encoding glycerate dehydrogenase; amino-acid sequence: MPTESLDRAKIVVPGDNPPQIQGSPHLERLEPYGDVTLYTDRPESLEEQIDRTKDADIIMNTRGIVTWYAEALHQVPKLRMIATCSIGTDMLDLDTARELGIVICNQPGRTAPVVAEHGFGLMFAAAKRAAFMTAAVKDGGWPRMDNIYLQGKTLGIIGTGHIGAEMARLGRAVGMNVIAWTFNPSPKRAAQLGVQYVELDELLQKADVVSLHVKLTDDSREMIGKRELELMKSNALLINVARGDIVNTNALIEVLNSGHLGGAAIDVYDEEPPPADHPLLDCEQVILSPHCADMTPEGVDLLNEGVVDNVIAFLEGKPQNVVP
- a CDS encoding MFS transporter, with the translated sequence MSSPGQTYVVSIFIESFITDLGISRSLVSTLYTLGTLVGSFVLPIVGYQIDRHGARLIVVLITALFGFACVYMGYVQNAFMLGLGFIALRMLGQGSLGLVCTNIINQWWVRRRGMVMGISGMAGSLISLGGFPNLVNWLIPTYGWRSTYILLGIILTFVIAPVAFIFFRNHPEDYGLQPDGGESSTFRFRKRKQVTTRLTEVNWTLGEAMRTSVFWILVASLSAISMLSTGLFFHMVSIFTDNGLTRNLAAAVFVPIAVTTAVVNWGSGLLVDRVPVRILLATGLFFQALSLLMACSLSDITLALVFGVVLGISSGLIRILGSVIWAMYFGRHHLGSITGFTSMVTIIGSALGPMPLGIGRDLLGSYNLALMISAAIPLLLGILGLFIADPVRLAGQLQKHEQETDE